One genomic segment of Cololabis saira isolate AMF1-May2022 chromosome 22, fColSai1.1, whole genome shotgun sequence includes these proteins:
- the aoc1 gene encoding amiloride-sensitive amine oxidase [copper-containing] — MRLLFGLQLLLLTGCVASRSREWAHHGAPMFADLTVREMKAVRAYLHAIPEMGLTDARSKALQKNSILLMELHLPKKQEALRALDRGQAKPSRQARVIIQFGDQANPNMTEYIVGPLPLPKSHEVKTFKGGKPVQFDSRPITLAEYYHVNNILQKITTKAHKLLLETTGGFSFSNCTDRCLTFSDIAPRGLGPGERRTWIMLQKFVEGYFIHPVGFEVLVNHQSLDPDKWTVEKVWYNSMYFDSVEELVDKYESGDVDKVKLPDHNEEDLYSTYVPRGQSNTPTNVHGPKLVEPQGHRYHVDHNFVEYAGWSFAYRVRSSAGLQVFDLRFNGERIAYEISLQEAIAFYAGDTPAGMQTKYIDAGWAMGTSTFELAPGIDCPEIATFVDLHHYYDTDKPVHHKNALCIFEMTTGVPLRRHFNSNFQGGYNFYGGLDSTVLVLRTTSTVYNYDYIWDFLFYLNGVVEVKVSATGYIHATFFTQNGLHYGTKVYDYALGNLHTHLVHYKVDLDVGGRENSVETIDLKYVNFTNPWSPKHFIVQSQLHRTELKTERSAAFRFGKKFPRYVHFYNPNQKNKWGQKKGYRIQFNSHANSVLPKGWREENGISWSRYPLAVTRHKDSEATSSSIYTQNDPWEPAVSFEDYIRNNEDIVDQDLVAWVTVGFLHVPHSEDVPNTATPGNAVGFFLRPFNFFDEDPSLSSRSTVIVRPGQDGKPQIQRWTPEVVGHCVTDKPFFYNGTYAGV, encoded by the exons ATGAGGCTTCTCTttgggctgcagctcctcctctTAACTGGCTGTGTTGCCTCGCGGTCGAGAGAGTGGGCTCATCATGGCGCACCTATGTTTGCTGATCTCACGGTACGTGAGATGAAAGCCGTCCGGGCCTACTTACACGCCATCCCAGAGATGGGGCTCACTGATGCTCGCAGCAaagctttgcagaaaaacagcaTCCTGCTGATGGAGCTTCATCTGCCAAAGAAGCAAGAAGCCCTGAGAGCGCTGGACCGCGGACAGGCCAAACCCTCTCGCCAAGCTCGTGTGATCATCCAGTTTGGAGACCAGGCCAACCCCAACATGACTGAGTACATTGTGGGTCCTCTCCCATTGCCCAAGTCTCATGAAGTCAAGACATTCAAGGGGGGAAAGCCTGTCCAGTTTGATTCAAGGCCCATCACTCTTGCAGAGTATTACCATGTGAATAACATCCTGCAGAAGATCACTACCAAAGCTCACAAGCTCCTGCTTGAGACCACAGGAGGGTTTTCCTTCTCTAACTGCACGGACCGCTGCCTGACGTTCTCAGACATCGCTCCCCGGGGTTTGGGTCCGGGCGAGCGGAGAACCTGGATTATGCTGCAAAAGTTTGTGGAGGGTTATTTTATTCACCCAGTTGGATTTGAGGTACTGGTCAACCACCAGAGCCTGGACCCAGACAAGTGGACCGTTGAGAAGGTCTGGTATAACAGCATGTATTTTGACAGTGTTGAGGAACTGGTGGATAAGTATGAATCAGGGGACGTGGACAAGGTGAAACTGCCTGATCACAATGAAGAGGACCTTTACTCCACCTACGTACCACGCGGTCAAAGCAACACTCCCACTAATGTCCACGGGCCTAAGCTTGTGGAGCCCCAGGGACACCGCTATCACGTCGACCACAACTTTGTGGAGTACGCTGGGTGGTCCTTTGCCTACAGAGTGCGGTCGTCGGCTGGGCTCCAAGTCTTTGATCTACGCTTCAATGGAGAAAGGATTGCCTACGAGATCAGCCTCCAAGAAGCTATTGCCTTCTACGCCGGTGACACTCCTGCGGGCATGCAAACAAAGTACATCGATGCAGGGTGGGCGATGGGGACCTCCACCTTTGAACTGGCTCCCGGTATTGACTGTCCAGAAATTGCCACGTTTGTCGACCTTCACCACTACTATGACACAGATAAACCTGTGCACCACAAAAATGCCCTCTGTATCTTCGAGATGACCACCGGTGTGCCTCTGAGGAGGCATTTCAATTCCAATTTCCAGGGAGGTTACAACTTCTATGGGGGGCTGGACAGTACGGTGTTGGTGTTGCGGACAACCTCAACAGTTTACAACTACGATTATATCTGGGACTTCCTCTTCTACCTTAATGGAGTGGTTGAGGTCAAGGTCAGCGCTACCGGGTACATCCACGCCACCTTCTTCACACAGAATGGGCTTCACTATGGCACCAAAGTGTACGACTACGCACTGGGAAACTTGCACACGCACCTCGTCCATTACAAGGTGGACCTGGACGTCGGCG GTCGAGAGAACAGCGTCGAGACGATCGATCTGAAATATGTCAACTTCACCAACCCGTGGAGTCCAAAACATTTCATCGTGCAGTCCCAGCTCCACAGGACAGAGCTCAAGACGGAGCGATCGGCCGCTTTCCGCTTCGGCAAAAAGTTCCCCCGTTACGTGCACTTTTACAACCCTAATCAGAAAAATAAATGGGGTCAGAAGAAAGGCTATCGCATCCAGTTTAACTCACACGCGAACAGTGTTCTGCCAAAAGGCTGGCGGGAGGAAAATGGCATCAGTTGGTCAAG GTATCCTCTGGCTGTGACTCGACACAAGGACAGTGaagccaccagcagcagcatctACACCCAGAACGACCCCTGGGAACCTGCCGTGTCATTTGAGGACTACATCCGCAACAATGAAGACATAGTCGACCAG GACCTGGTAGCCTGGGTGACGGTGGGCTTCCTACATGTGCCCCATTCAGAAGACGTTCCCAACACGGCAACGCCCGGCAATGCCGTGGGCTTCTTCCTCCGGCCCTTCAACTTCTTCGATGAAGATCCTTCTCTGTCGTCCAGAAGCACCGTTATTGTCCGACCGGGCCAGGACGGCAAGCCCCAGATCCAGAGATGGACGCCAGAGGTCGTAGGTCACTGTGTGACGGACAAGCCATTCTTTTACAATGGCACTTATGCAGGAGTCTag